The following are from one region of the Betta splendens chromosome 15, fBetSpl5.4, whole genome shotgun sequence genome:
- the LOC121201670 gene encoding protein myomixer-like, producing MPAVFILLRSLLIRLLGSRLAGSVAQFLRRSLSTGAAHLGAALRHVWDRVRSQESKEAVLGCVLCILNMHKKVEN from the coding sequence ATGCCAGCAGTCTTCATCCTGCTGCGGTCCCTGCTCATCAGGCTCCTCGGTAGCAGACTGGCAGGCTCGGTGGCACAGTTCCTCAGGAGGAGCCTCTCGACGGGCGCTGCCCACCTCGGCGCGGCGCTGCGCCACGTCTGGGACCGCGTTCGATCCCAGGAGTCCAAGGAAGCCGTCCTGGGCTGCGTGCTGTGCATTCTCAACATGCACAAGAAGGTGGAGAACTGA